In Mus musculus strain C57BL/6J chromosome 14, GRCm38.p6 C57BL/6J, the following are encoded in one genomic region:
- the Gm3373 gene encoding uncharacterized protein Gm3373 isoform X2 yields the protein MNKSRAPQTAQTDIQAARIGAWEGLRSAKHSLALLRPGTVLGNWLQAQLRRRPPGATGTRGKECLKERGQVLLTPRELLAPDIPDAPVEPGSLVKLPLLAAPPPGACDRRVAAFLSAPYMAWQGGSHASRAAGLEGSLGKGRTAGKKGRGSKAETGDRCGGGFWGHGRRQRLEEPSARHRALELHSCASERVAEEGTGARGRGASTSEARELRVPALHRSPGAGRHDGAAACAPCAWSPEPSLGGTGAAGVPPSSPTLLFRRWVRKVESLISQPMTSGKNELQDHLIFISEKALHKRVC from the exons atgaataaaagcaggGCTCCCCAGACAGCCCAGACAGACATCCAAGCTGCCAGAATAGGTGCTTGGGAGGGGCTCAGGAGCGCAAAGCACAGCCTTGCTCTGTTGAGGCCAGGTACTGTCCTGGGCAATTGGCTCCAGGCTCAGCTCAGGAGGCGACCACCTGGAGCTACAGGCACCCGAGGCAAGGAATGCCTGAAGGAAAGGGGCCAGGTCCTGCTCACCCCTCGTGAGCTACTTGCCCCTGACATCCCAGATGCTCCTGTTGAGCCTGGGTCCTTGGTGAAGCTTCCTCTTTTAGCTGCACCACCGCCAGGTGCCTGTGACCGCCGGGTGGCTGCTTTCCTTTCGGCGCCATATATGGCCTGGCAGGGGGGGTCACATGCATCCCGGGCCGCCGGCCTGGAGGGGTCGCTGGGGAAGGGGCGGACGGCgggaaaaaaggggagggggtcgaaggcagagacaggagacaggtgtGGTGGCGGATTCTGGGGCCATGGGAGGCGGCAAAGGCTTGAGGAGCCCAGCGCTCGCCACCGCGCCCTGGAGCTGCACTCATGCGCTTCAGAGCGGGTGGCGGAGGAAGGGACCGGCGCGAGGGGGCGGGGGGCGAGCACGTCGGAAGCCAGAGAACTCCGTGTCCCTGCGCTCCATCGGTCACCAGGCGCGGGCCGGCACGATGGAGCCGCAGCATGTGCACCGTGTGCTTGGAGCCcagagcccagcctgggaggaaCCG GGGCTGCTGGTGTACCACCATCATCCCCAACACTCCTGTTCAGAAGATGGGTGAGGAAAGTGGAAAGTCTAATCAGTC
- the Gm3373 gene encoding uncharacterized protein Gm3373 isoform X3 translates to MNKSRAPQTAQTDIQAARIGAWEGLRSAKHSLALLRPGTVLGNWLQAQLRRRPPGATGTRGKECLKERGQVLLTPRELLAPDIPDAPVEPGSLVKLPLLAAPPPGACDRRVAAFLSAPYMAWQGGSHASRAAGLEGSLGKGRTAGKKGRGSKAETGDRCGGGFWGHGRRQRLEEPSARHRALELHSCASERVAEEGTGARGRGASTSEARELRVPALHRSPGAGRHDGAAACAPCAWSPEPSLGGTGAAGVPPSSPTLLFRRWVRKVESLISQPMTSGKNELQDHLIFISEKALHKST, encoded by the exons atgaataaaagcaggGCTCCCCAGACAGCCCAGACAGACATCCAAGCTGCCAGAATAGGTGCTTGGGAGGGGCTCAGGAGCGCAAAGCACAGCCTTGCTCTGTTGAGGCCAGGTACTGTCCTGGGCAATTGGCTCCAGGCTCAGCTCAGGAGGCGACCACCTGGAGCTACAGGCACCCGAGGCAAGGAATGCCTGAAGGAAAGGGGCCAGGTCCTGCTCACCCCTCGTGAGCTACTTGCCCCTGACATCCCAGATGCTCCTGTTGAGCCTGGGTCCTTGGTGAAGCTTCCTCTTTTAGCTGCACCACCGCCAGGTGCCTGTGACCGCCGGGTGGCTGCTTTCCTTTCGGCGCCATATATGGCCTGGCAGGGGGGGTCACATGCATCCCGGGCCGCCGGCCTGGAGGGGTCGCTGGGGAAGGGGCGGACGGCgggaaaaaaggggagggggtcgaaggcagagacaggagacaggtgtGGTGGCGGATTCTGGGGCCATGGGAGGCGGCAAAGGCTTGAGGAGCCCAGCGCTCGCCACCGCGCCCTGGAGCTGCACTCATGCGCTTCAGAGCGGGTGGCGGAGGAAGGGACCGGCGCGAGGGGGCGGGGGGCGAGCACGTCGGAAGCCAGAGAACTCCGTGTCCCTGCGCTCCATCGGTCACCAGGCGCGGGCCGGCACGATGGAGCCGCAGCATGTGCACCGTGTGCTTGGAGCCcagagcccagcctgggaggaaCCG GGGCTGCTGGTGTACCACCATCATCCCCAACACTCCTGTTCAGAAGATGGGTGAGGAAAGTGGAAAGTCTAATCAGTC
- the Gm3373 gene encoding uncharacterized protein Gm3373 isoform X4: protein MNKSRAPQTAQTDIQAARIGAWEGLRSAKHSLALLRPGTVLGNWLQAQLRRRPPGATGTRGKECLKERGQVLLTPRELLAPDIPDAPVEPGSLVKLPLLAAPPPGACDRRVAAFLSAPYMAWQGGSHASRAAGLEGSLGKGRTAGKKGRGSKAETGDRCGGGFWGHGRRQRLEEPSARHRALELHSCASERVAEEGTGARGRGASTSEARELRVPALHRSPGAGRHDGAAACAPCAWSPEPSLGGTGAAGVPPSSPTLLFRRWVRKVESLISQPMTSGKNELQDHLIFISEKALHKR, encoded by the exons atgaataaaagcaggGCTCCCCAGACAGCCCAGACAGACATCCAAGCTGCCAGAATAGGTGCTTGGGAGGGGCTCAGGAGCGCAAAGCACAGCCTTGCTCTGTTGAGGCCAGGTACTGTCCTGGGCAATTGGCTCCAGGCTCAGCTCAGGAGGCGACCACCTGGAGCTACAGGCACCCGAGGCAAGGAATGCCTGAAGGAAAGGGGCCAGGTCCTGCTCACCCCTCGTGAGCTACTTGCCCCTGACATCCCAGATGCTCCTGTTGAGCCTGGGTCCTTGGTGAAGCTTCCTCTTTTAGCTGCACCACCGCCAGGTGCCTGTGACCGCCGGGTGGCTGCTTTCCTTTCGGCGCCATATATGGCCTGGCAGGGGGGGTCACATGCATCCCGGGCCGCCGGCCTGGAGGGGTCGCTGGGGAAGGGGCGGACGGCgggaaaaaaggggagggggtcgaaggcagagacaggagacaggtgtGGTGGCGGATTCTGGGGCCATGGGAGGCGGCAAAGGCTTGAGGAGCCCAGCGCTCGCCACCGCGCCCTGGAGCTGCACTCATGCGCTTCAGAGCGGGTGGCGGAGGAAGGGACCGGCGCGAGGGGGCGGGGGGCGAGCACGTCGGAAGCCAGAGAACTCCGTGTCCCTGCGCTCCATCGGTCACCAGGCGCGGGCCGGCACGATGGAGCCGCAGCATGTGCACCGTGTGCTTGGAGCCcagagcccagcctgggaggaaCCG GGGCTGCTGGTGTACCACCATCATCCCCAACACTCCTGTTCAGAAGATGGGTGAGGAAAGTGGAAAGTCTAATCAGTC
- the Gm3373 gene encoding uncharacterized protein Gm3373 isoform X6: MRFRAGGGGRDRREGAGGEHVGSQRTPCPCAPSVTRRGPARWSRSMCTVCLEPRAQPGRNRKSSVLVLPHERLKLKPSQRCEMEQEQWLIAELFKTWHMGCWCTTIIPNTPVQKMGEESGKSNQSADDQWEK, encoded by the exons ATGCGCTTCAGAGCGGGTGGCGGAGGAAGGGACCGGCGCGAGGGGGCGGGGGGCGAGCACGTCGGAAGCCAGAGAACTCCGTGTCCCTGCGCTCCATCGGTCACCAGGCGCGGGCCGGCACGATGGAGCCGCAGCATGTGCACCGTGTGCTTGGAGCCcagagcccagcctgggaggaaCCG AAAATCTTCAGTACTCGTCTTGCCTCATGAACGTTTAAAGCTAAAACCTTCACAGAGATGTGAGATGGAGCAGGAGCAGTGGCTAATTGCTGAACTCTTCAAAACTTGGCATAT GGGCTGCTGGTGTACCACCATCATCCCCAACACTCCTGTTCAGAAGATGGGTGAGGAAAGTGGAAAGTCTAATCAGTC